One region of Pseudomonas sp. B21-040 genomic DNA includes:
- a CDS encoding malto-oligosyltrehalose synthase → MTPVFIQPPRATLRLQFHKGFTLDQAVPLVPYFASLGISHVYASPLLSARTGSLHGYDVVDPTTVNPELGGEAALRRLVDALRAQRMGLILDIVSNHMAVGGADNPWWLDLLEWGRLSPFGEFFDIQWHSPDPLMEGQLLLPFLGSDYGIALQDGTLPLRFDAQGGSFYVQHYDHRFPICPMHFGELLTTGAEPLKSLGERFTTLSYQTDAHRLAAPLKTELRELASDPLMRQSIEQHLGAYDSLTLEGFQRLHALLERQSYRLASWRTAADDINWRRFFDVNELGGLRVERPAVFEATHAKIFELVAQGLIDGLRIDHIDGLADPRGYCRKLRRRVNRLSPARHLPIYVEKILGQGETLHRDWSVDGTTGYEFMNQVSLLQHDPQGALTLGKLWQRYSERPADFGQEAQLARQQILNGSLAGDFESVAQALLQVARDDLMTRDLTLGAIRRALQELIVHFPVYRTYISPRGRSPEDEIFFQQALNGARLTLNEADWPVLDCLARWLGGEPWRKRPVGRQRKILKHACVRFQQLTSPAAAKAVEDTAFYRSAVLLSRNDVGFSTEQFSAPVSDFHAACTQRLSEFPDNLLATATHDHKRGEDTRARLAVLSELSTWYADQVPLWRTLARPLRDDDQMPTAGDELILYQAILGSWPLTLRGDDEPALEDYAKRLWQWQQKALREAKLQSSWSAPNEPYEHAMQVFIQRLFSAPEGELLRAALDKAVHAIATSGALNGLAQTLLRMTVPGVPDLYQGNDFWDFTLVDPDNRRPVDYGSRQRALQGALQRTADLPELLANWRDGRIKQSLIAHVLNLRAEHAELFSRGTYQALEVVGSQAHRVLAFARTRGGKHAIVIVPIRCAELLKNSAQPRIDAPQWGDTRVKLPFACSDENLKGLFSSVAVTKNRELNIGAALGDVPVNLFIQLFTQA, encoded by the coding sequence ATGACGCCTGTGTTTATCCAACCGCCGCGGGCGACCCTGCGGCTGCAATTTCATAAAGGATTCACCCTGGATCAAGCGGTGCCGCTGGTGCCGTATTTCGCCAGTCTGGGCATCAGCCACGTGTATGCCTCGCCCCTGCTTTCCGCCCGCACAGGCTCCCTGCATGGCTACGACGTGGTGGACCCGACGACGGTCAATCCCGAGCTGGGTGGCGAGGCGGCGCTGCGGCGTCTGGTCGATGCCCTGCGCGCACAGCGGATGGGGCTGATCCTCGACATCGTGTCCAACCACATGGCCGTGGGTGGCGCGGATAATCCCTGGTGGCTGGATTTGCTGGAATGGGGGCGCTTGAGTCCCTTCGGCGAGTTCTTCGACATTCAGTGGCACTCGCCGGACCCATTGATGGAAGGCCAGTTATTGCTGCCCTTCCTTGGCAGCGACTACGGCATCGCGTTACAGGACGGCACCCTGCCCCTGCGTTTCGATGCGCAAGGTGGCAGCTTTTACGTGCAGCATTACGATCACCGCTTTCCGATCTGCCCGATGCACTTCGGCGAACTGCTGACAACCGGTGCCGAACCGCTTAAATCGTTGGGGGAACGCTTCACCACCTTGAGTTACCAGACCGACGCTCATCGCCTGGCGGCGCCACTCAAAACCGAGTTGCGCGAACTGGCCAGCGACCCGCTGATGCGCCAGTCGATCGAGCAACACCTCGGCGCCTACGACTCGCTCACACTCGAAGGCTTCCAGCGCTTGCACGCCTTGCTTGAGCGCCAGAGCTATCGCCTGGCAAGCTGGCGCACAGCGGCGGATGACATCAACTGGCGGCGCTTTTTCGATGTCAACGAACTGGGCGGCCTGCGCGTCGAGCGCCCGGCGGTATTCGAGGCCACCCACGCGAAAATCTTCGAACTGGTGGCGCAAGGCCTGATTGACGGCCTGCGCATCGACCATATCGATGGCCTCGCCGATCCCCGTGGTTACTGCCGCAAACTGCGACGTCGGGTCAATCGCCTGTCACCGGCTCGACACCTGCCGATCTACGTCGAGAAAATCCTCGGCCAGGGTGAAACCCTGCACCGCGACTGGTCGGTGGATGGCACCACCGGGTATGAGTTCATGAACCAGGTGTCGCTGCTGCAACATGATCCGCAAGGCGCCCTCACCCTCGGCAAACTCTGGCAGCGCTACAGCGAACGGCCCGCCGACTTTGGCCAGGAAGCCCAACTGGCACGGCAGCAAATCCTCAATGGTTCGTTGGCCGGTGATTTCGAAAGCGTTGCCCAGGCCTTGCTGCAAGTCGCCCGCGACGACCTGATGACCCGCGACCTGACCCTCGGTGCGATCCGCCGGGCGTTGCAGGAATTGATCGTGCACTTCCCGGTGTACCGCACGTATATCAGCCCCCGTGGCCGCTCTCCTGAAGACGAGATATTTTTCCAGCAGGCGCTGAACGGCGCTCGGCTGACCCTGAACGAAGCCGATTGGCCGGTGCTCGATTGCCTGGCCCGCTGGCTCGGCGGCGAGCCCTGGCGCAAGCGTCCGGTGGGCCGTCAGCGCAAGATCCTCAAACACGCTTGCGTGCGCTTTCAGCAACTGACGTCACCAGCCGCCGCCAAAGCGGTCGAAGACACCGCGTTCTATCGTTCGGCGGTGCTGCTGTCGCGCAACGACGTAGGGTTCAGCACCGAACAGTTCAGCGCCCCCGTGTCAGACTTTCACGCGGCCTGCACCCAGCGCCTGTCCGAGTTCCCGGACAACTTGCTGGCCACCGCCACCCACGACCACAAACGCGGCGAAGACACCCGCGCTCGCCTGGCCGTATTGAGCGAACTCAGCACCTGGTATGCCGACCAAGTCCCCCTGTGGCGCACGCTCGCCCGGCCACTGCGCGACGACGACCAGATGCCGACGGCGGGCGACGAATTAATCCTCTATCAGGCGATCCTCGGCAGTTGGCCGCTGACCCTGCGCGGCGACGATGAGCCGGCACTGGAGGACTACGCGAAACGTCTCTGGCAGTGGCAACAAAAAGCCCTGCGCGAAGCCAAATTGCAAAGCAGCTGGAGCGCGCCGAACGAACCCTATGAACACGCCATGCAGGTGTTTATCCAGCGTCTGTTTTCGGCGCCCGAAGGTGAACTGCTGCGCGCGGCTCTCGATAAAGCGGTTCACGCGATTGCAACATCCGGCGCACTCAATGGATTGGCGCAAACCTTGCTGCGAATGACGGTGCCGGGGGTACCGGACCTCTATCAGGGCAACGACTTCTGGGACTTCACCCTGGTCGACCCGGACAACCGCCGGCCGGTGGATTACGGCAGCCGTCAACGGGCACTTCAGGGAGCACTTCAGCGAACTGCGGACCTGCCAGAACTATTGGCGAACTGGCGTGACGGGCGCATCAAGCAATCGCTGATCGCCCACGTGTTGAACCTGCGGGCCGAGCATGCCGAGCTGTTTTCGCGAGGGACCTATCAAGCCCTTGAAGTGGTCGGCAGCCAGGCTCATCGCGTGTTGGCCTTTGCCCGCACGCGGGGAGGAAAACACGCCATCGTGATCGTGCCGATACGCTGCGCCGAACTGCTGAAAAACAGTGCCCAACCCAGGATTGATGCGCCGCAGTGGGGCGATACACGGGTCAAATTGCCGTTCGCCTGCTCCGACGAAAATCTGAAGGGACTTTTTTCCAGCGTCGCAGTCACAAAAAACAGGGAGCTGAACATCGGCGCCGCGCTGGGGGATGTCCCGGTCAATCTCTTTATCCAACTCTTTACCCAAGCTTGA
- a CDS encoding DUF2934 domain-containing protein, which produces MSTDDKRVREFAYQIWESEGKPEGQEARHWEMARKLAEAEALAPKKPPKATASKTAAAKPAAGKANGALDGKASEAKPKAKAKPAAASKVIPPGEKALEKKPRASKKPPVT; this is translated from the coding sequence ATGAGTACCGACGATAAACGCGTTCGCGAATTTGCCTATCAGATCTGGGAATCGGAGGGCAAACCCGAGGGCCAGGAAGCCCGACACTGGGAGATGGCACGCAAGCTGGCCGAAGCGGAAGCCCTGGCGCCGAAAAAACCACCGAAAGCCACCGCTAGCAAAACCGCCGCGGCGAAACCTGCGGCCGGCAAGGCCAATGGCGCGCTGGACGGTAAAGCCAGCGAAGCCAAACCCAAAGCCAAGGCCAAACCCGCTGCAGCGTCGAAAGTAATTCCGCCGGGAGAAAAAGCGCTGGAGAAGAAGCCTCGCGCGTCGAAGAAGCCACCGGTCACCTGA
- the glgX gene encoding glycogen debranching protein GlgX, with protein sequence MTTPKKAAPEPRAEASRIREGLPFPLGATWDGLGVNFALFSANATRVELCIFDDSGEVELERIELPEYTDEIYHGYLPDAHPGLIYGYRVYGPYDPANGHRFNPNKLLIDPYAKQLVGQLKWSEALFGYTIGHPDADLSFDERDSAPFVPKCKVIDPAHTWGHDHRVSVPWDKTIIYETHVRGISMRHPSVPENVRGTFAGLMVDDVLEHIRKLGVSSVELLPIHAFVNDQHLLHKGMTNYWGYNSIAFFAPDPRYLASGKIAEFKEMVAHLHEANLEVILDVVYNHTAEGNEQGPTLSMRGIDNVSYYRLQPDDKRFYINDSGTGNTLDLSHPCVLQMVTDSLRYWASEMHVDGFRFDLATILGRYHDGFDERHSFLVACRQDPVLRQVKMIAEPWDCGPGGYQVGNFPPGWVEWNDKFRDTVRAFWKGDDGQLADFASRMTASGEMFNQRGRRPYVSLNFITAHDGFTLNDLVSYNDKHNEANDENNQDGSNNNLSWNHGVEGPTDDPEINELRQRQMRNFFATLLLSQGTPMLVAGDEFARTQEGNNNAYCQDSEIGWVNWDLSEDGKALLKFVKRLIKLRLTYPILRRGRFLVGNYNEDIGVKDVTWLSPHGGEMSQEQWGEAHGRCLGILFDGRAQETGIRRKGADATLLLVVNAHHDIVNFTLPEVPDGGFWTCMIDTNQPSIRGQERFEFGHEYSVTARSLLLFELQHEDEE encoded by the coding sequence ATGACCACGCCAAAGAAAGCCGCGCCAGAACCTCGCGCCGAGGCCTCGCGAATTCGTGAAGGCCTGCCCTTCCCGCTGGGCGCAACCTGGGATGGTCTGGGGGTCAACTTCGCGTTGTTTTCCGCCAACGCCACAAGGGTCGAACTGTGCATTTTCGATGACTCGGGCGAGGTGGAACTTGAACGCATCGAGCTGCCTGAATACACCGATGAGATCTACCATGGCTACTTGCCCGACGCCCATCCGGGGCTGATCTATGGCTATCGCGTCTATGGCCCGTACGACCCGGCCAATGGGCATCGTTTCAACCCCAACAAATTGTTGATCGACCCGTATGCCAAGCAACTGGTCGGTCAATTGAAATGGTCCGAAGCATTGTTCGGCTACACCATCGGCCACCCCGACGCCGACCTCAGTTTCGATGAGCGTGACAGCGCGCCCTTCGTGCCCAAATGCAAGGTCATCGACCCCGCACACACCTGGGGTCACGACCATCGCGTGAGCGTGCCGTGGGATAAAACGATCATCTACGAAACCCACGTGCGCGGCATCAGCATGCGCCACCCCTCGGTTCCCGAAAATGTGCGCGGTACCTTTGCCGGGTTGATGGTCGATGATGTGCTGGAGCACATCCGCAAGCTCGGCGTGTCGTCCGTTGAATTGCTGCCGATCCACGCCTTCGTCAACGATCAACACTTGCTGCACAAAGGCATGACCAATTACTGGGGCTACAACAGCATTGCCTTCTTCGCCCCGGACCCACGCTACCTGGCCAGCGGCAAGATTGCCGAGTTCAAGGAAATGGTCGCGCACCTGCACGAAGCCAATCTGGAAGTGATCCTCGACGTGGTCTACAACCACACCGCCGAGGGCAATGAACAAGGGCCGACCCTGTCGATGCGCGGCATCGACAACGTCTCCTACTACCGCTTGCAGCCCGACGACAAACGCTTCTACATCAACGATTCCGGCACCGGTAACACGCTGGACCTGAGCCATCCGTGCGTCTTGCAAATGGTCACGGATTCCTTGCGCTACTGGGCCTCGGAAATGCACGTCGACGGCTTTCGCTTCGACCTGGCGACTATTCTCGGTCGCTACCACGACGGTTTCGATGAGCGCCACAGTTTCCTCGTGGCCTGCCGTCAGGACCCGGTGCTGCGCCAGGTGAAAATGATCGCCGAACCCTGGGACTGCGGCCCCGGTGGCTATCAGGTGGGCAACTTTCCGCCGGGCTGGGTGGAATGGAACGACAAGTTTCGCGACACCGTGCGCGCGTTCTGGAAAGGTGACGATGGCCAACTCGCCGATTTCGCCAGCCGCATGACCGCCTCGGGCGAGATGTTCAACCAGCGGGGCCGGCGCCCTTACGTTTCGTTGAACTTCATCACCGCCCACGACGGTTTCACCCTCAACGACCTGGTGTCGTACAACGACAAACACAACGAAGCCAACGACGAGAATAACCAGGACGGCAGCAACAACAACCTGTCCTGGAATCACGGCGTTGAAGGCCCGACCGACGACCCCGAGATCAACGAGCTGCGCCAGCGGCAGATGCGCAATTTCTTCGCCACGCTGTTGTTGTCCCAAGGCACGCCGATGCTGGTCGCCGGCGACGAATTCGCCCGGACCCAGGAAGGCAACAACAATGCCTATTGCCAGGACAGCGAGATCGGCTGGGTCAACTGGGACCTCAGCGAAGACGGCAAGGCCTTGCTCAAATTCGTCAAACGCCTGATCAAGCTGCGTCTGACTTACCCGATCCTGCGTCGCGGGCGCTTCCTGGTGGGCAATTACAACGAGGACATTGGCGTCAAGGACGTGACCTGGCTCTCGCCGCACGGTGGTGAAATGTCCCAGGAACAATGGGGAGAGGCCCACGGTCGGTGCCTGGGGATCTTGTTCGACGGCCGCGCCCAGGAAACCGGCATCCGCCGAAAAGGCGCGGACGCGACCCTGTTGCTGGTGGTCAACGCGCACCACGACATCGTCAACTTCACGTTACCGGAAGTGCCGGATGGTGGCTTCTGGACTTGCATGATCGATACCAATCAACCGTCGATTCGTGGGCAGGAACGTTTCGAGTTCGGTCACGAGTACTCAGTGACCGCCCGCTCACTGCTGCTGTTCGAATTGCAGCATGAGGACGAAGAGTGA
- a CDS encoding PIG-L deacetylase family protein encodes MKPVCIIDSSQPAQIWNSALQLDNIPVINTQTLVPTGARAVVIAPHPGDEVVFCGGLLQLLSTLEHPLQLISITDGSAPHPGSQQWSEKRLSVFRGQESVEALRRLGLPLHSLKWIRGGFTDNALAEHETQLTQFIARYLRAGDVVFSTWREDGMSDHNAVGRACALAASQVGATFHEMPVWAWHWPARDHGLMPWHRARKVRLDTWTVARKSHATHAYASQLDGEPALGIAPLLPRVILDRIRMPYEIVFI; translated from the coding sequence ATGAAACCCGTCTGCATCATCGACAGCAGCCAGCCAGCACAAATCTGGAACAGTGCGCTGCAGCTGGACAATATCCCGGTCATCAACACCCAGACCCTGGTCCCCACCGGCGCCCGCGCCGTGGTGATCGCGCCGCATCCCGGCGATGAAGTGGTCTTCTGTGGCGGCCTGTTGCAACTGCTCTCTACCCTCGAACATCCCCTGCAATTGATTTCGATCACCGATGGCAGCGCTCCCCATCCGGGTTCGCAACAATGGTCGGAGAAGCGCCTGAGCGTGTTTCGTGGCCAGGAAAGCGTCGAAGCCTTGCGCCGGCTTGGCTTGCCGTTGCACAGCCTGAAATGGATTCGTGGCGGCTTCACCGACAACGCCCTGGCCGAACACGAGACGCAACTGACCCAATTCATTGCCCGTTATTTGCGCGCTGGCGACGTCGTGTTCAGTACCTGGCGCGAAGACGGCATGTCTGATCACAACGCCGTCGGTCGTGCCTGTGCCCTCGCGGCGAGCCAGGTCGGCGCGACGTTCCATGAAATGCCTGTCTGGGCGTGGCACTGGCCGGCTCGCGACCATGGCCTGATGCCCTGGCACCGAGCGCGCAAAGTGCGCCTCGACACCTGGACCGTCGCGCGCAAAAGCCACGCCACCCACGCCTATGCCAGCCAGCTCGACGGCGAGCCGGCCCTGGGCATTGCCCCCCTGCTGCCCCGAGTGATCCTGGACCGCATACGCATGCCTTACGAAATCGTGTTCATCTGA
- a CDS encoding endonuclease/exonuclease/phosphatase family protein: MTSDPEQRAALHPSPTIHRLRVLTVNTHKGFTALNRRFILPELREAVRSTGADLVFLQEVVGEHDRHSSRYYNWPQTSQYEFLADSMWSDFAYGRNAVYPNGHHGNALLSKYPIREFRNLDVSITGPERRGLLHCVLEVPGHAEVHAICVHLSLLESHRQLQLQLLCQLLESLPDQAPVIIAGDFNDWQLQGNVSLARRDYLHEAFERAHGRPAKTYPARFPLLRLDRIYLRNASSHDPRILGNKPWTHLSDHLPLAVEVHL, encoded by the coding sequence GTGACCAGCGATCCCGAGCAGCGGGCCGCCCTGCACCCGTCCCCGACGATTCATCGCCTGAGGGTGCTGACGGTCAACACTCACAAGGGGTTCACCGCCCTCAACCGGCGTTTCATCCTCCCGGAGCTGCGCGAGGCGGTGCGCAGTACAGGCGCCGACCTTGTGTTCCTGCAGGAGGTGGTGGGTGAACACGATCGGCATTCATCCCGTTACTACAACTGGCCGCAGACCTCGCAATACGAATTCCTCGCCGACAGCATGTGGAGTGACTTTGCCTATGGGCGCAATGCGGTCTACCCCAATGGCCACCATGGCAATGCCTTGCTGTCGAAATACCCGATCCGTGAATTTCGTAACCTTGACGTATCGATCACCGGCCCCGAACGACGCGGGTTGTTGCACTGCGTGCTGGAAGTGCCGGGGCACGCAGAAGTGCATGCGATTTGCGTGCACCTGAGCCTGCTCGAAAGCCATCGCCAGTTGCAGTTGCAGCTCCTGTGTCAATTGCTCGAGTCCCTGCCCGACCAGGCCCCGGTGATCATCGCCGGCGACTTCAACGACTGGCAGCTGCAAGGCAATGTCTCCCTCGCCCGTCGCGACTATTTGCATGAGGCCTTCGAACGCGCCCATGGGCGCCCGGCCAAAACCTACCCCGCCCGCTTTCCCTTGCTGCGCCTGGACCGGATTTACCTGCGCAATGCCAGCAGCCATGATCCACGAATTCTCGGCAACAAACCCTGGACGCATTTGTCGGATCATCTGCCGTTAGCGGTGGAAGTGCACCTTTGA
- a CDS encoding autotransporter outer membrane beta-barrel domain-containing protein codes for MEATHYRYSACALTFWLCVGWSQIADAACSLISTAGNDNYVCDSGISGPLTDLSGNNVLTFPANGTGTINGNVTFGAGSDQVLMRSGTLAGVLDQGTGANTLQIDNGIITGEVHQQSGIDTFIMNGGRIKSLAQGDGFDRFLMTGGTIVDVFEDGDFAEMTGGVIGRVDMKLDDNTYVMSGGQILGNLVTGFGKDTIILSGGRIGGNLSVSGGNDSITVTGGEIVGQVRASFGNDKLLWDGGGILRSAILMGDGNDSVTLRNLTESTLALTPAIDGGNDNDVLTFDHVTTAGPARYSNWESVNLSNGSKMDLAGIFVLGDSASGTGVFNIDSSSTLTSAQGSMMPFIAGKLATLNNAGTLDLSSGNNRTNDTLTVQGSYAGNGGQLLLQSLVGDDSSPSDKLVVINGSITGSTLITVSNLGGTGGLTQQNGIQLVQAQGTAVSNANAFALKTSVSAGAFDYRLFKGGVTPGTENSWYLRSAVVAPATMAVPNPDPTLPQLIVPVVATPVPAEAPAGSPPLPVLPAAVSGAAPIPLYRQEVPVWSILPPAAAQLTLSALGTFHDRQGNQRLLTETGALGAGWGRAYGKNLDQTRAGTVTPRLNGSLSGFQVGNDLYSSQTSGGQSQRTGFFVGHTRLQGDVDGFNEGFEGKRAGNVEVEGDSYGLYWTLTNPGGWYVDTVIMGTRLDGDAHSERGLKLDNRGHVLTLSAETGYPFPIGGNWVIEPQAQVIHQKVSLDSQDDGVSHVSFNSDNAWTGRLGARFKGRYEVSGRPLEPYVRANLWHTFSGTDSVTFAGAEWIDTEQRSSSADLGVGLVLSFAKAVSVYGGIDYSSNIDSNQLRAMAVNVGARVSW; via the coding sequence ATGGAAGCGACCCACTACCGTTATTCGGCCTGCGCCTTGACGTTCTGGCTATGTGTGGGCTGGTCGCAAATCGCCGATGCGGCCTGTTCGCTCATATCTACCGCCGGCAACGACAACTATGTGTGCGACAGTGGCATTAGCGGGCCACTCACCGATTTGTCGGGTAATAACGTCCTGACCTTCCCCGCCAATGGCACTGGAACCATTAATGGCAATGTGACCTTTGGTGCAGGTAGTGACCAGGTATTGATGCGCTCGGGCACCCTTGCTGGCGTGCTCGATCAAGGTACTGGCGCCAATACACTGCAAATCGACAACGGGATAATTACCGGCGAAGTCCATCAACAGAGTGGCATTGACACGTTCATCATGAACGGCGGCAGGATTAAGTCCCTGGCGCAAGGCGACGGGTTCGACCGATTCCTGATGACCGGCGGCACCATTGTCGACGTGTTCGAAGACGGTGACTTTGCAGAAATGACCGGGGGAGTCATCGGCCGGGTCGACATGAAGCTCGACGACAATACCTATGTCATGTCGGGTGGGCAGATCCTGGGCAATCTGGTGACCGGTTTTGGCAAGGACACCATCATCCTTTCCGGTGGGCGGATTGGTGGCAACCTCAGCGTCAGCGGCGGCAATGACAGCATTACCGTGACAGGCGGGGAAATCGTCGGCCAGGTTCGCGCCAGTTTCGGCAATGACAAACTGCTCTGGGACGGCGGCGGTATCCTCCGTTCCGCCATCCTGATGGGTGACGGCAATGACAGCGTGACCCTGCGCAACCTGACCGAAAGCACCCTCGCCCTGACCCCGGCAATCGATGGCGGCAACGACAACGATGTACTGACTTTCGACCACGTCACCACCGCCGGCCCTGCGCGCTACTCCAACTGGGAGTCGGTCAACCTGAGCAACGGTTCGAAAATGGACCTTGCCGGCATTTTTGTCCTGGGAGACAGCGCCAGCGGCACCGGCGTGTTCAACATTGATAGCAGCAGTACGCTGACGTCCGCTCAGGGCAGCATGATGCCCTTTATCGCGGGAAAGCTTGCCACGTTGAATAACGCAGGGACCCTCGATCTGAGCAGCGGCAATAACCGCACCAATGACACGCTGACCGTGCAAGGCAGCTACGCGGGTAACGGCGGTCAGTTGCTGCTGCAAAGCCTGGTGGGTGACGACAGTTCACCCAGCGACAAACTGGTGGTCATCAATGGGTCGATAACGGGCAGCACGTTGATCACTGTCAGCAACCTGGGCGGGACCGGTGGGCTGACGCAACAGAACGGTATTCAACTGGTGCAGGCCCAAGGCACGGCCGTCAGCAACGCCAATGCTTTTGCGCTCAAGACTTCGGTGTCGGCCGGTGCCTTCGATTACCGACTGTTCAAGGGCGGCGTCACACCGGGCACAGAAAACAGTTGGTATTTGCGCTCGGCAGTCGTGGCCCCGGCCACCATGGCCGTTCCCAACCCCGATCCGACATTGCCGCAACTCATCGTTCCGGTTGTCGCAACGCCCGTGCCCGCCGAGGCACCGGCGGGCAGTCCTCCATTACCGGTTTTACCAGCCGCTGTATCGGGTGCGGCACCAATCCCGCTTTATCGCCAGGAAGTTCCCGTCTGGTCGATACTGCCGCCCGCCGCCGCACAACTGACCCTGAGCGCACTCGGCACCTTCCATGATCGCCAAGGTAATCAGCGGCTGCTCACTGAAACCGGGGCATTGGGCGCTGGCTGGGGCCGAGCCTATGGCAAGAACCTTGATCAGACCCGGGCCGGTACCGTGACGCCACGCCTGAATGGGTCGCTCAGTGGTTTCCAGGTGGGTAACGACCTGTACAGTTCGCAGACCTCCGGAGGTCAGTCCCAACGCACCGGTTTTTTTGTCGGTCACACGCGTTTGCAGGGGGATGTCGACGGTTTCAACGAAGGGTTCGAAGGCAAACGTGCTGGCAACGTAGAAGTTGAAGGCGACAGTTATGGCCTGTATTGGACATTGACCAACCCTGGGGGCTGGTACGTCGACACCGTCATCATGGGCACCCGGCTGGACGGCGATGCGCACTCCGAACGGGGTCTTAAGTTGGATAACCGCGGTCATGTGCTGACGTTATCAGCAGAAACCGGTTACCCCTTTCCAATCGGGGGTAATTGGGTGATTGAACCCCAGGCACAAGTCATCCACCAAAAAGTTTCGCTGGACAGCCAGGATGACGGTGTCTCCCACGTCTCATTCAATTCCGACAACGCCTGGACCGGTCGCCTCGGTGCAAGATTCAAGGGGCGCTATGAAGTCAGTGGCCGGCCGCTGGAGCCTTATGTGCGCGCCAATCTATGGCACACCTTTTCCGGCACCGACTCGGTGACCTTCGCCGGTGCTGAATGGATCGATACTGAACAGCGTTCGTCTTCGGCCGACCTGGGAGTCGGCTTGGTGCTAAGCTTCGCCAAAGCAGTGAGCGTTTATGGCGGCATAGACTACAGCAGTAACATCGACAGCAATCAGCTGCGCGCGATGGCCGTAAACGTAGGTGCGAGGGTCAGTTGGTAA
- a CDS encoding autotransporter outer membrane beta-barrel domain-containing protein yields MKTSFTQQEIKVTFCTVSSSILLCSTLEVQAGPTEQETAPWYRQEVPVLALPSSIIALYPGHFGAASDTTSSSLTIEDEAPSTWDQVYGKPSRQAQTDYLSQGFSIPGSTELKGPAILTLQSSSGHTQKVGLIGGTTRLQGNSNGLLTSPALADPNSDTLNLQGQSLGAYWSLIGPQGWHVDLTASGGRVSGFSRNEQGERLATEGSAMTLSVEGGFPIGLTDNWVVEPQAQLINQRITLDTPYAGSGNASSIELSSWSGRVGARLKGSYDINGLGVEPYVRTNLWHTVYTGNTVTLDQVDKISSSRNSSTVEVGLGLVARVTPAVSLYVSADYSSDVDDNDLNGLIGSLGVRMRW; encoded by the coding sequence ATGAAAACTTCATTCACCCAACAAGAGATTAAAGTCACTTTTTGCACTGTCTCGAGCTCTATCCTGCTGTGCTCTACCCTGGAGGTCCAGGCGGGACCGACAGAGCAAGAAACCGCCCCGTGGTATCGCCAGGAAGTTCCGGTACTTGCCTTGCCCTCCAGCATCATCGCGCTCTATCCCGGCCACTTCGGCGCCGCATCCGATACAACAAGCTCAAGCCTGACCATCGAAGACGAAGCCCCTTCAACCTGGGATCAGGTGTACGGCAAACCGTCGCGGCAGGCGCAGACCGACTACCTGTCGCAGGGATTCTCGATCCCTGGCAGCACTGAACTCAAAGGCCCGGCGATCCTCACCTTGCAAAGCAGCAGCGGCCATACCCAGAAAGTCGGCCTGATCGGCGGCACAACCCGCTTGCAAGGCAACAGCAACGGCTTGCTGACCAGCCCGGCCCTGGCCGACCCCAACAGCGACACCCTTAACCTGCAAGGCCAGAGCCTCGGCGCTTACTGGAGCCTGATCGGCCCTCAAGGCTGGCATGTGGATTTGACGGCCAGCGGCGGCCGCGTCAGCGGCTTCAGCCGCAACGAACAGGGTGAACGACTAGCTACAGAAGGCAGTGCGATGACCTTGTCGGTGGAAGGCGGCTTCCCGATTGGCCTGACCGATAACTGGGTGGTCGAACCCCAGGCGCAATTGATCAATCAGCGCATTACCCTGGATACGCCGTACGCCGGCTCGGGCAATGCGTCATCGATCGAGCTGTCGTCCTGGAGCGGACGGGTCGGCGCCCGATTGAAAGGTAGTTACGACATCAACGGCCTGGGGGTCGAACCCTACGTGCGAACCAACTTGTGGCACACCGTGTACACCGGCAATACCGTGACGCTCGACCAGGTCGACAAGATCAGTAGCAGCCGTAATTCATCAACGGTTGAAGTTGGGTTGGGACTGGTGGCCAGAGTCACGCCAGCGGTCAGCTTGTATGTCAGCGCCGATTACAGCAGTGATGTAGATGACAATGATTTGAACGGGTTGATTGGGAGTCTGGGTGTGCGGATGCGGTGGTAA